In Xenorhabdus ishibashii, the following are encoded in one genomic region:
- the ansA gene encoding asparaginase, with translation MQKKSIYVVYTGGTIGMQHSPNGYIPVSGHLQQQLAKMPEFHRPEMPTFTIREHQPLIDSSDMSPDDWSIIANDIYQNYHDYDGFVILHGTDTMAFTASALAFMFENLNKPIIVTGSQIPLEALRSDGQTNLLNALYLAANYPINEVSLFFNNKLFRGNRTIKAHADGFDAFSSPNCSPLMEAGINIRTFKTTPIPVSHGEFGVNSITSQPIGVVTIYPGLSDQVVENILMQPVKALILRSYGVGNAPQRADLLQTLKKATERGIIVVNLTQCISGRVNMEGYATGHSLAASGVISGYDMTFEATLTKLHYLLSQSYTPEEIRYLMQQNLRGELSYSDE, from the coding sequence ATGCAGAAGAAATCGATCTACGTTGTTTACACTGGCGGTACTATTGGGATGCAACATTCTCCCAATGGATACATTCCCGTTTCCGGTCATTTACAACAACAACTCGCCAAAATGCCAGAATTTCACCGTCCAGAAATGCCAACATTCACAATTCGTGAACACCAACCTCTGATTGATTCTTCTGATATGAGTCCTGACGACTGGAGCATTATCGCAAATGATATCTACCAGAATTATCATGACTATGATGGTTTTGTGATTCTGCACGGTACAGATACCATGGCTTTCACTGCGTCAGCACTCGCCTTCATGTTCGAGAACCTTAATAAACCTATTATTGTGACAGGGTCACAAATTCCTCTGGAAGCATTGCGTTCCGATGGACAAACCAATCTCCTTAATGCTTTGTATCTTGCAGCAAATTACCCTATTAACGAAGTCAGTTTGTTTTTTAACAATAAGTTATTTCGTGGAAATAGAACAATTAAGGCTCATGCAGATGGCTTTGATGCTTTTTCATCCCCTAACTGCTCACCACTGATGGAAGCTGGGATAAATATCCGTACCTTCAAAACAACCCCCATACCTGTTAGTCACGGAGAGTTTGGTGTGAACTCAATCACATCACAACCGATTGGTGTTGTGACCATCTATCCGGGATTATCCGATCAGGTGGTAGAAAATATTCTGATGCAACCCGTCAAGGCGTTAATTTTGCGTTCATACGGTGTTGGCAATGCTCCGCAACGAGCTGATTTGTTACAAACGTTAAAGAAAGCAACTGAGCGAGGTATTATTGTGGTCAATTTGACACAATGTATTTCTGGCCGAGTCAATATGGAAGGCTATGCGACTGGTCATTCTCTGGCAGCATCAGGTGTTATCAGTGGTTATGACATGACTTTCGAAGCAACTTTAACGAAATTGCACTATTTATTGAGCCAATCATATACACCAGAAGAGATCCGCTACCTGATGCAACAAAATCTGCGGGGAGAATTGAGCTATTCCGATGAATAA
- the sppA gene encoding signal peptide peptidase SppA, with translation MRKLWHFTAALFKWSWKLLNFVRQFISNLIFILLIVVVVVGVIVYQQQSKLDDNSHGALYVNLSGIVLDRVTDRSPFEQFAKDLLGPPNSNYKETSVFDVVDNIRRAKNDPKITGMVLKLKDFIGADQTSMRYIGKAINEFKAAGKPVFAIGDSYSQSQYLLASYADEIYLSPLGSVEIRGFSTNHLYYKSLLDTLKVSTHIFRIGTYKSAVEPMLRNDMSKEAREADSLWLNELWGNYLNTIAVNRHIPADQISPGAANFIEKFRKAGGDASLYAYQNKLVDYIEPRSAVEKKMKEKFGWNKEQKHFNYISIYDYIDQKPIKNTDNKGNIAVIVAEGAILEGKQSPGIVGSDTIVEQLRAAHQNSNIKAIVLRVNSPGGSISASEIIRNELAAIRDDKTGNAKPIVVSMGGLTASGGYWISTPANYIIADPVTLTGSIGVFGVMQTFEKSLNYVGVNTDGISTTPLADISATKGINQTFSDVIQLSIENGYNKFIGLVAIARNKSLDEIDNIAQGRVWSGIDAKKHGLVDQLGDFDDAVKKAAELAKVKNVSLDWMQPELSFSEKFMLGLTSSAQALLPNTLQSMLPAPLAEVAQDVKKQAVFYNNMKDPQNIYTFCLNCVDIR, from the coding sequence ATGCGCAAATTATGGCACTTCACGGCAGCATTATTTAAATGGAGTTGGAAGCTCCTAAATTTTGTACGCCAATTTATTTCCAATCTTATTTTTATTCTATTGATTGTTGTTGTCGTTGTTGGGGTCATCGTTTACCAACAACAATCCAAACTTGACGATAACTCTCACGGTGCATTGTATGTCAACCTATCTGGTATTGTTCTTGATCGCGTAACTGATCGCAGTCCATTTGAACAATTTGCAAAAGATCTTCTGGGGCCACCCAATAGCAATTACAAAGAAACCTCTGTGTTTGACGTTGTTGACAACATCCGCCGCGCAAAAAACGATCCCAAAATTACAGGTATGGTATTAAAGCTAAAAGATTTTATCGGCGCAGACCAGACTTCTATGAGGTATATTGGCAAAGCTATTAATGAATTTAAAGCAGCAGGCAAACCTGTTTTTGCGATTGGTGACTCTTACAGCCAATCACAATATCTTTTAGCCAGCTATGCCGATGAAATATATTTATCTCCACTCGGCTCTGTTGAGATCCGTGGTTTCTCCACCAACCATTTATACTATAAATCCTTGTTGGATACGTTGAAAGTATCCACCCATATTTTCCGTATAGGAACCTATAAATCAGCAGTTGAACCCATGTTACGTAACGATATGTCAAAAGAGGCTCGTGAAGCTGACAGCCTCTGGCTCAACGAATTATGGGGCAATTACTTAAATACCATTGCGGTTAACCGACATATCCCTGCCGATCAGATCTCTCCTGGAGCAGCAAATTTCATCGAAAAATTCCGTAAAGCTGGCGGAGACGCTTCACTATATGCATACCAAAACAAACTGGTGGACTATATTGAGCCACGCAGTGCCGTTGAAAAGAAAATGAAGGAGAAATTCGGTTGGAATAAAGAACAAAAACATTTCAATTACATCAGTATCTATGATTACATTGACCAAAAACCAATAAAAAATACAGACAATAAAGGCAACATTGCTGTCATTGTTGCTGAAGGGGCAATCTTAGAAGGCAAACAATCACCCGGTATTGTTGGAAGTGACACCATTGTTGAACAACTACGTGCAGCACACCAGAACTCCAACATAAAAGCGATCGTCTTACGAGTAAACAGCCCAGGTGGCAGTATCAGTGCGTCTGAAATTATTCGCAATGAGTTGGCAGCTATCCGAGATGATAAAACAGGAAATGCGAAACCCATCGTAGTTTCAATGGGTGGATTGACTGCTTCAGGGGGTTACTGGATATCCACCCCAGCTAACTATATTATTGCTGATCCTGTTACATTAACAGGCTCGATTGGTGTTTTTGGTGTCATGCAAACTTTTGAAAAGAGCCTCAATTACGTTGGCGTGAATACCGACGGTATTTCAACAACTCCATTAGCCGATATTTCTGCCACCAAAGGCATCAACCAGACATTCTCAGATGTAATACAGTTATCTATTGAGAATGGCTATAATAAGTTTATCGGGTTAGTTGCAATTGCCCGTAATAAATCTCTGGATGAAATCGATAATATCGCTCAGGGGCGTGTTTGGAGTGGCATTGATGCCAAAAAACATGGTTTAGTCGACCAACTGGGTGATTTTGATGATGCCGTTAAAAAAGCCGCTGAACTGGCAAAAGTCAAAAATGTCTCATTGGACTGGATGCAACCTGAACTTTCATTCTCAGAAAAATTCATGTTGGGACTGACTTCATCAGCGCAAGCACTTCTACCAAATACTTTGCAGTCAATGTTGCCGGCTCCACTTGCCGAAGTCGCTCAAGATGTGAAAAAACAAGCTGTATTTTATAACAATATGAAAGATCCGCAGAATATCTACACATTCTGTTTGAATTGTGTCGATATTCGTTAA
- the pncA gene encoding bifunctional nicotinamidase/pyrazinamidase encodes MKTALLLIDLQNDFCTGGALAVKESDTVIEVANNVIARCQENNITVIATQDWHPANHMSFAENSGQKVGELGKLNGIPQVWWPNHCIQGEFGAELHPLLNQSAIQEIFRKGENPQIDSYSAFFDNDHKSKTRLDTWLIAQNIQRLFVMGIATDYCVKFTVLDALALGYETYVIIDGCRGVNIQKDDSQQAFEEMDRKGAKLVSQSEMISIL; translated from the coding sequence ATGAAAACAGCATTATTACTTATTGATCTACAAAATGACTTTTGTACTGGGGGAGCACTGGCTGTCAAAGAGAGTGATACAGTGATTGAGGTAGCAAATAACGTTATTGCACGATGTCAGGAAAACAATATCACGGTTATCGCCACTCAAGATTGGCACCCAGCCAACCATATGAGCTTTGCAGAAAACTCAGGACAAAAAGTAGGTGAATTAGGGAAACTCAATGGTATTCCTCAAGTATGGTGGCCGAACCACTGTATACAAGGAGAGTTTGGTGCAGAGTTACATCCTTTGTTAAATCAATCTGCTATTCAAGAAATTTTCCGAAAAGGGGAAAATCCTCAAATAGATAGCTATAGTGCATTCTTTGATAATGACCATAAAAGTAAAACCCGTCTGGATACATGGCTGATAGCGCAGAATATACAACGCCTGTTTGTTATGGGTATCGCCACTGATTACTGCGTAAAATTTACTGTACTTGATGCCCTGGCATTAGGTTATGAAACCTATGTCATTATTGATGGCTGTCGCGGTGTTAATATCCAAAAAGATGACAGCCAACAAGCATTTGAAGAAATGGACAGAAAAGGGGCTAAGTTAGTTTCACAAAGTGAAATGATATCCATTTTATAA